From one Psilocybe cubensis strain MGC-MH-2018 chromosome 13, whole genome shotgun sequence genomic stretch:
- a CDS encoding hypothetical protein (Uncharacterized protein C1494.08c), with the protein MPPNFNHPTAPRSLTISLDDTLKSPTPRPGHGYFTRPLQGNGSSVSVNEPLQHPPQTPHTPHTPIPGLRQLGQLLPRHTYFRARVTIHQISSVPFVSGEFGVRWKFKGVQTPTGNKSGLLDRVKARAEKRTVSDKGKAREDSGEISVDHTAQSLMSPLAASSNGRSESRPPTVDRSGTGSSVSSHSSSTADTSQHLSVDWGTTASSSSTNASAITVSASPTTTTSDLPLPSPSTLIPPTTATAARGMTPFLKLKDHSVVWSQTLDTILKLDVDRETTMIQPCPLKLVVMQRVIPDDPRGSPQNPRLGAVYLNLAQYVGQGVVERKYLLKESKTNATLKITIEMTHVSGETNYTAPPLAKGEILNGIAGFLQSDIVKRRPRALDIYSPYPDEDDLGIKSTATAMPRTSRTARKDTFPGTGGGRESDSEDEHDIDIGPETDIVVGAFDVQRLPFTHTTKTTEMLIDALFNPVKISDKREESPFTVYTPPSPSALQQRDSSRSRSRSRQRSEYGLGLSGVALDREHAVCFSGDDALGSHMHVPGHGPVRVPSTKRQGSISSSVYTTTTTASSVCSSVSSRAATIDSASVKDSSGARSTLDASPGKQSVGGGSLARGTPTPTPEGRVVVGPVQEEQIGGVRAWWRKRTARPSTPTMKIKWFSGILHSLTGFPTIEHGLVKPRLKHLESGLASDAITPLLAPNIPQLHTFLSITEAVLPGSRSSYPKFMFTDTHPTYADFYLFPILADLRPLPEWISGVLEHEYGQRMNNWMDSMDGLDCVNRTKEGTLSAGVGIS; encoded by the exons ATGCCTCCCAATTTCAACCACCCGACGGCGCCGCGCAGTCTGACCATTTCTCTTGACGACACACTCAAATCACCCACACCGAGACCAGGCCACGGCTACTTCACGAGACCGCTTCAAGGGAACGGCAGCAGCGTCAGCGTAAATGAGCCACTTCAGCACCCTCCTCAGACCCCTcacacaccacacacacCCATACCGGGTCTTCGCCAACTTGGCCAGCTCCTGCCGCGCCACACCTACTTCCGTGCCCGGGTCACCATCCACCAGATATCAAGTGTCCCATTCGTAAGCGGCGAGTTTGGTGTGCGGTGGAAGTTTAAAGGTGTACAGACACCCACGGGGAACAAGTCGGGGTTGTTGGACAGAGTAAAAGCGCGAGCGGAAAAGAGGACGGTGTCGGATAAGGGCAAGGCACGCGAAGACTCTGGGGAGATAAGTGTTGATCACACTGCTCAGAGTTTGATGAGTCCCCTTGCAGCGTCAAGTAACGGGCGCTCCGAATCGCGCCCTCCCACTGTCGACCGCAGCGGAACCGGATCGTCTGTGTCCTCCCATTCCTCCTCCACTGCAGATACATCCCAGCACCTATCAGTGGACTGGGGGACGACcgcgtcctcttcttccacaAACGCATCTGCTATCACTGTCTCCGCGTCCCCGACTACGACCACATCTGATCTTCCACTCCCCTCCCCTTCGACACTTATCcccccaaccacagccacaGCCGCGCGTGGAATGACGCCTTTCCTCAAATTAAAAGACCACTCCGTCGTCTGGTCCCAGACACTGGACACGATTCTCAAGCTTGATGTCGATAGAGAGACGACGATGATCCAACCATGCCCTCTCAAGCTCGTTGTGATGCAGCGAGTCATCCCCGACGATCCTCGTGGCTCTCCGCAGAATCCGCGTCTCGGCGCGGTGTATCTCAATCTTGCCCAATACGTGGGCCAGGGTGTCGTGGAACGAAAGTATCTTTTGAAGGAAAGCAAAACAAACGCAACGTTGAAA ATTACAATTGAAATGACGCATGTCAGTGGTGAAACCAATTATACGGCTCCTCCGCTTGCAAAGGGCGAGATTCTCAACGGCATCGCTGGGTTTCTGCAAAGCGACATTGTGAAACGGCGGCCCCGCGCACTGGACATATACAGCCCCTACCCCGACGAGGATGATCTGGGCATCAAATCCACCGCGACTGCCATGCCCCGCACGTCGCGAACAGCGCGCAAAGACACGTTCCCTGGCACAGGTGGAGGCCGCGAGAGCGATAGCGAGGACGAAcacgacatcgacatcggcCCAGAAACGGATATCGTGGTAGGCGCGTTCGACGTACAACGCCTCCCGTTCACACATACGACCAAGACAACAGAGATGCTCATCGATGCACTGTTCAATCCGGTCAAGATCTCGGATAAAAGGGAGGAGAGTCCCTTCACGGTGTACACTCCGCCCTCGCCTTCCGCGCTTCAGCAGCGCGACAGCAGTAGAAGCAGGAGTAGGAGTCGGCAGCGCTCCGAGTACGGACTCGGGCTAAGTGGTGTAGCGCTGGACCGCGAGCATGCCGTTTGCTTTAGCGGGGACGACGCGCTTGGATCGCATATGCACGTTCCTGGGCATGGACCAGTGCGGGTCCCATCGACGAAGAGACAAGGCTCTATCTCGTCGTCGGTGTATACGACCACCACAACGGCGAGTAGCGTGTGCAGTAGCGTGAGCTCACGGGCAGCGACCATCGATTCGGCATCGGTGAAGGATAGCAGTGGCGCTCGAAGTACATTGGATGCGAGTCCTGGGAAGCAGTCCGTGGGCGGGGGGTCGCTAGCGCGTGGCACACCGACACCAACGCCAGAAGGCCGTGTTGTTGTTGGCCCTGTCCAGGAAGAACAAATCGGGGGCGTAAGAGCGTGGTGGAGGAAGCGGACGGCGAGACCTAGCACGCCGACCATGAAGATCAAA TGGTTTTCCG GCATTTTGCATAGCCTTACAGGATTCCCAACGATTGAGCACGGCCTTGTCAAACCCCGCCTAAAACACCTTGAATCCGGTCTCGCCTCAGATGCCATCACACCCCTTCTCGCACCCAACATTCCCCAGTTGCACACCTTCCTATCCATAACCGAGGCCGTCCTACCTGGGTCCCGTTCTAGCTATCCAAAATTCATGTTTACCGACACACACCCTACCTATGCAGACTTTTATCTTTTCCCTATTTTGGCTGATTTACGCCCTTTGCCGGAATGGATATCGGGTGTATTGGAGCATGAATATGGGCAGAGAATGAATAACTGGATGGACTCGATGGATGGGCTCGATTGCGTTAATCGCACGAAAGAAGGTACCTTGAGTGCCGGTGTTGGGATATCTTAG
- a CDS encoding putative GH family 25 lysozyme 4, whose amino-acid sequence MFRSLILLPALVASSYALVSAVDSSTLVPKATYVKALGEGFTKAIIRGYSEACGIGGEVDPNFVGSYNNARAAGYTDIDTYWFPCNGSGNNCKSYATQLSEIAATFKAHSMKIGTIWIDLEKDSAICNNWNYGTAGNQAQAKSLLAAMKATGFNFGIYSTPGEWSTLFGSTSFVLDSSAPLWFATFNNVKTLTLGTHFGGQVQ is encoded by the exons ATGTTTCGCTCACTCATATTACTTCCCGCTCTTGTCGCCTCATCTTATGCCTTGGTATCCGCCGTGGACTCGTCCACTCTTGTGCCGAAAGCTACCTACGTCAAGGCCTTAGGAGAAGGCTTTACCAAGGCCATCATACGCGGATATTCAGAGGCATGTGGCATTGGAGGCGAGGTTGACCCTAACTTTGTTGGGTCTTACAACAACGCTCGAGCGGCAGGATACACTGACATCGATACATACTGGTTCCCATGTAACGGTTCTGGAAATAACTGCAAATCATACGCAACCCAGTTATCCGAGATCGCGGCAACGTTCAAGGCCCATTCCATGAAGATTGGAACTATTTGGATTGACTTGGAAAAGGACTCCGCTATCTGCAACAAC TGGAACTATGGAACTGCCGGAAATCAGGCCCAGGCCAAATCTTTGCTTGCTGCAATGAAGGCCACTGGGTTTAACTTTGGAATTTACAGCACACCCGGA GAGTGGAGTACGCTCTTTGGGTCAACCAGTTTTGTTCTCGATAGCTCCGCACCTCTCTGGTTTGCTACCTTTAATAATGTCAAG ACGCTTACTTTAGGAACGCACTTTGGAGGGCAAGTCCAATAG
- a CDS encoding Lipase 2, with protein MEFPQAIAVGYAAPQVKLGKTTLVGRDITELKLDFFGGIPFAEPPLGKLRLKPPVLKTKLDEKTFDASNFGKGCFQQSSSVTEFSEDCLTINVYRPSGLKSNAKLPILFWTYGGGFDAGEASIYNGSAIVAQSVARGTPLIYVNYNYRLGPLGFPQGQEADDRGALNLALRDQLTALEWVQANIHFFGGDKSKVTVFGESAGAIMTAILFLNSPLDKLARAAIFESGSAATPQEFNAERREIDWQNFVAGVPSCASLATSGNTFDCIQAANSTEIFSGVINGLTKANEAFGYDPTFDGPNGLFPDIASKFLSSGHFARLPFITGTNLDEGAVFTPTTIQSAADIEAFLVAGYSPLAVSPAAFESTVAKLLELYPDDPALGSPFNTGNQTFGLNSNFKRAAALFGDLAFQGQRRAWIQAASRVGVKTFGYLFTQPQPNSGPFGVFHGSEVPYVYGAPSDTSASSLRISSLMIDYWVSFATSLDPNDGRGIPRPHWAQYTPENQVIMQLNGDNTTLIPDNYRKEQIAFINSDPAVFHQRRSINKS; from the exons ATGGAGTTTCCGCAAG CTATAGCCGTTGGATATGCTGCCCCTCAGGTCAAACTTGGTAAAACCACGCTCGTCGGCAGGGACATTACCGAGCTGAAGTTGGATTTCTTTGGAG GGATTCCGTTTGCTGAACCACCCTTGGGCAAGTTGCGACTGAAACCACCCGTGTTAAAAACAAAGCTGGACGAGAAAACATTCGACGCCAGTAACTTCGGTAAAGGTTGCTTTCAACAG AGCAGCTCTGTAACCGAATTCTCTGAAGACTGTCTAACCATCAACGTATACCGTCCATCGGGACTTAAATCAAATGCAAAGCTTCCCATC TTGTTCTGGAC ATACGGAGGAGGATTTGATGCTGGGGAAGCCTCTATCTACAACGGGAGTGCTATCGTCGCCCAGAGTGTCGCTCGG GGTACACCTCTCATCTACGTGAATTATAATTATCGCCTCGGACCTCTTGGATTTCCTCAGGGGCAGGAAG CTGACGATCGCGGTGCCCTAAATTTGGCATTGAGAGATCAGTTGACGGCATTGGAATGGGTACAGGCAAACATCCATTTCTTTGGAGGTGACAAGTCGAAG GTTACTGTCTTTGGTGAAAGTGCCGGTGCAATCATGACTGCGATTCTATTTTTGAATTCTCCCTTGGATAAATTGGCAAGAGCAGCA ATCTTCGAATCAGGATCTGCTGCGACTCCTCAAGAGTTTAACGCGGAACGTCGTGAAATAGACTGGCAAAACTTTGTGGCTGGGGTACCATCTTGCGCGTCTCTTGCTACGAGTGGGAATACATTTGACTGTATTCAAGCTGCCAATTCCACAGAAATTTTCTCAGGCGTCATTAACGGTCTTACGAAAGCCAACGAAGCCTTTGGATATGATCCTACGTTTGACGGCCCGAACGGTCTCTTCCCAGATATTGCTTCCAAATTTCTTTCCTCAGGACATTTCGCTCGTCTGCCATTCATAACTGGTACAAATCTTGATGAAG GTGCTGTATTCACCCCAACAACTATTCAGTCCGCGGCCGATATCGAAGCTTTCTTGGTTGCTGGATACTCGCCTCTTGCAGTCAGCCCAGCTGCTTTCGAATCCACCGTCGCGAAACTGTTGGAGTTATACCCTGATGACCCTGCCCTCGGGTCCCCATTCAACACTGGCAATCAGACATTTGGTTTAAATTCCAACTTCAAGCGGGCAGCAGCCCTAT TTGGTGATCTCGCTTTCCAAGGCCAGCGCAGAGCCTGGATACAAGCCGCAAGCCGCGTAGGGGTGAAGACATTCGGATATCTTTTTACTCAACCACAGCCAAACAGCGGCCCCTTTGGTG TCTTCCATGGATCCGAGGTTCCATATGTCTATGGAGCACCGAGCGACACATCTGCGTCCTCATTGCGCATCAGCAGTCTCATGATCGACTACTGGGTCTCATTCGCAACGTCGCTTGACCCCAACGATGGCCGCGGTATCCCAC GTCCACACTGGGCACAGTATACCCCCGAGAACCAAGTCATCATGCAGCTCAACGGCGACAACACGACGCTCATCCCAGACAACTATCGGAAAGAGCAGATCGCGTTTATTAATTCGGACCCTGCTGTCTTCCATCAGCGCCGCTCTATAAACAAGAGTTAA